The Bacillus rossius redtenbacheri isolate Brsri chromosome 5, Brsri_v3, whole genome shotgun sequence region tagaggatattggagtctatcctggaggtcattgaatccgcgaaattcacgggtctctaaccatAGCTAATTCCTGTGCCAATGTTCCTGGTCTGTGTTGTGCATCACTGTCTCTAAAGACTCGTCGGCAACAAGACGTTAAGGTTGCCGTCTGGCTCGGCACATAAGCTATAAAAGCGTGAAGGCACTAAGGGTTACACTGGCTAGCAATTCAGATGCCACTTCACCTCAAAGCACCATGcactgaactggcgtgcagtcttcgcaTCTGTATCGCGCCTCCTGGGACTTCAAGTGGCGACCCAGTAACTTTATCTATCCTACTTGCAAGACTGTGTAACAAATTTTTCATTCTTAAATTCACCCTTGAAAACAGCCAATTAAACATATtcctctgtcaaaaaaaaaaactcatgtttaAAACAAAACCATTTAACAAAACTAACATAGGTAATGGCAATGGCTCTTAGCTGCTATTCACGATCAGACATCTTTCTTAAATCTTGGTGCATTAAGCCTGGCCACCTTACATTAACGTTGGTTATTCATTTCCTTATCTTTTCTATTATTTGATGGAGTTTTCTTATACATTTATCATGACAGTGCTCTTACAAATTACAATTAGTCTCAAATTCTCAACAGATAGTTACTAAGGATTATCAGATAGTGCAAGTGTGTGTAATTATTATGATTACATGTGTGATCTTTTTTAACGTTAAGCAATGAATATGTAATGACAAAATTTGTGACTTAtgaacaaatgcaagagagctatcatgatttagagacccggaaaattcgcggtttcatttcgtgtcatgctaaaattcaaataattataccttagtgcttcttctgtcattggttcactgttaatccggaggactgagggccaattaggagaccccctcactcgtagaagtgtcgaatcacaggtcacccagtcgagacgacccacaagtcagcagccaatgaacagttggcatttgcccgagtgtgtagaggatatcggagtccatcctggaggtcattgaacccgcaaaatttccgggtctccaATCATGATATAAGTTTGTAGGAAAATACTTTAGTCAATAACAGGGGCGCAATaacagggggggaaggggggcaagggtattttgcccccacTTCTGAAACCtggaagtgggggcaaacgggggcaaagaaagtgctgtgtaatcaatttttagataataatactgcttaaatagcaccattttccacctatattgccccccccccccttttggaaatttagttgttgcgcccctggtcaatAGTAGTGACAAGAAAACGAGATTGATCGTGAGGAGGATGGCCCCGGGAAGCCAGGTTGCAGGAACAAGGTTGCTCACCACGTAGACGAGGCAGATGGTGAGCAGCACGGTGCAGACGCACATCCCGGAGAAGCCGACCAGCAGCAGGGTCTTGCGGCCGGCCCGCTCCACCAGCACCAGCGACACCAGCGTCATCAGCACGTTGATGGCGCCCATGCCCAGCGTGGCGTACTGGGCGTTCATGTCCGACAGCTTGGCCATCATGAAGATCTTGGTGGAGAAGAAGAACACCTGCGACACGGCCAGGCGCCGCCGCGGTCGTTAACGGCGTCCCATCGAAACTCCACTTTCACCCCACAATGCTGCAGACTCCTCGTcattggaggaaaaaaaataaaactacccCAAAAGATAgaactttattttatgtttagagGTGTGTGAAATTCGCAATTGCGATAAATGCTAAATAGATGCGAAATTTTTTCAATTGCCGCGATTATTTGCGAAActtcaacatttattaaataatttcaaaacatgCAACTGAAATCCCCAAAAACCGCCAACTCCATTTTATAATTCACTCTGTCATTACTTCATAAGTTATAAGCTAAGATAAGTAGTGCTGTAGgcattaaaaactttattaagtAGCCGTTGTACATATgctttaattatttacaacaacaaaatcaacaaaaataaatgcgagtaaacaatttttttaaatgctacaaagtgctaaaaatcacaaaatggaaaatgctataaaatgctaaaaatcacATAATAGatgctataaattaaatttttaaatgctctTTTCATACACCTTTAGTTATGTTTATTCAATATATCTTATTATCTGAGCAGTTTGAGTAGTAAATACTGTATTGAATTAACCCTTTCAGTTACCCACTGCATACAATTCCGAAGAATGTAATTAtctaaacttaaattttttattgcaacataactatatttttttttgtgtggtaataaTAATCTtatgctataattataatattaatttataattaataaaagtaaaataaaatttgtctcATAGCCACAAAGTATTATGTCCACTCGAATGTAGGTACACCTTAAAACCCACACATTGAAGGTTTGATAAACTCCACGTATCATTGAGATATGAATTGTCGACGACTTCAGGGGATGAATAAACGGGAATGGTCACACATTGGGTTCAACGGGTCTAGCGCAATAAACACTTGACTGTGCGACAGGCCATTAGACTCCGTCGCGGAGGTGCACTCACGGCGTTGATCCCAGACAGCTGCTGGCAGATCATGACCACCACGGAGATGAAGAGCGGGATGCGCAGCGCCCGGTTCATGAACATGTCCCGCAGGGTGACCTTGGGCACCGACTTGGCCGCCTCGTACTCCCCCCGCATCTCGTCCATCTCGTCGTGCACCTCGATGGTGCCGCGAAGCCAGGCCAGAGCTGCGCGCAAGCACACAACACGCCGTCTTGTCACAGGCTTCCTAGCCGACAAGCGCGATGAGACGGACGGGAAGATGTGTATATacatgggaagcctacaactcacgtagtttcggttccctgcaagaatttccgaagatttccaaagttttgcgttttggtattaacgccacttcagccgctaaatcagaagtttccaatgaaaccaagcatgttgtgactgacctaacctaacctaacccttcgatttttttaatttcaatttttgagagaaatccgaagttgcacaaacatggtagggaaccgaaactacgtgagttgtaggcttcccgattTTCATAGAATACATATGGCATTTTACAGAGGCAGAGCTAGGATTTCATTTTGCaagagaatatatatatgtatgtgtgtgtgtgtgtgtgtgtgtgtgtgtgtgtatatatatatttatatattaattaggTATCTGCCAGAAATGTATCtctgcactttttttttggacttaTTTTAATTCGGCAGCTCATAAATTGCTATTTTAACCTATAACTCAAGAAAAGAAAGTACTTATTCTACGAATTTCAGGGGATGCGGAATATATCCTGTGTACTTTATACCTTGGCTATACCTTTGGCTTTGTACTAAtactaaaaaatttattcaaaaaaaatttttttttaaggcagACTTGATTTATGGTTAATGGTAGTTGAGATTTGGCATAGAAATATTGTTCAGACATTTTGAGTAACACATAACAAAGTTTCTTATAGGTGAATTATATGGAGTGAAAGGTGAACTACGAAAAGACTTTTCATTGCGGTTAAATATTGCTGGTTGATCAAGGCTGCCGCAAGGGGAAGTAGGGGTAGGGAAGGGGGACAAATGGGCCAAATGCTCAGGATCCGTTAGCCTAAAAGGCCTGGCTGGAAAATGTTAAAtggctcaaaaaaaaatttttttttttgctacaaacATCTTGTAGTCATTTTACTTTTTAATGAGTTTCTAAAACACCTGTCGATACCACAGCAACCTAACAGAGGAGCACTAATTACGTTCAGTTCATATAAAAGTACTTGCAGCACAGCAGAAATGGAAATGCTAGCTAGGTATGACCACAATATACACGACCAAAATTGCTTTGGCCTGTGCTGCGCagcataatatttataaatgtattgaATGTTTGAAGTTGTATTGCATAAttctaaatatataaattttatttgtagaaaTGACTGTTTTGCTGTAAAGTACCTATTTTGAAGTGTATCTTAATGTATTTACacgcaatcttttaaattgatgTGATGCAAATGTACAAAGGTGTGATTGTCATTCATAGACCCATGCTATTGATGAATGTTGTATCAAATAGGGCAACGAAAATTAATTTGGATAGatcaacatttattaaaagttttgGATGCAAGAGAGCGTGGTTCTCTGAAATAAAttacatgtgttttcatgttaaaatattaagtaaattttagttttagttaaTTTTAGTATAGGTACCTACTTAAGCACACgaatgcctttttttttctgtagctaGGGAATGTTATAGCTGTgtatgcagggccgcaactagagtctctggcaaccggggcatgaatggatacatgcgacccccccccccccctctttttttgcacataccacaccaataaagcggatgtccgggggccctcccacggaaaaatggtgctatttaagcattttccatacctacatgtaacagtttctgtgctacagTAACTTCCATGCAAAGACTTTTAACCAGTTTCGgcgccccccacagctttgcgcccggggcgtatgccctgctcgccccccctcccccccctagTTGGGGCCCTGTGTGTATGTTCGAAGGATCGCAGCAACGTTGCAACGTCCTTCGCATGTATATTTTTGCCTAGGGGCCAATGAAATGCCTGGTTGGCCCTCGCTGCGAAAGCCACACCACGCAGGTATACAGGATCTGGAAGGGTTGCCGATGGCGCACCTCGCTGGGCCTCGATGTCCAGCCCCTTGCTGAGCAGCAGGTACTTGGGCGACTCGGGGCAGAACGGCAGCGTGAGCACCTGGAAGATCCCCGGCACGATGGTGAGTGCCAGCAGGATGGGCCAGCCGTTCTCGCTGCCCAGGATGGTCTCCAGCCCCAGGATCTGGGATATGAGGATGGAGATGGTGATCACCAGCTGGTACACCGTGCCTATCTGGAACATAAAGTCACCACAGGCGCATGAGCTAACTGGAACCACCAGGCAGTTTGCAATCCTGAAGGCAGAAGGAAAACTCGCCATAGTTACTAACATGTTAAATGAGAGTGTTATTAGTTCAGTTAGTCATGTACATTGGCACAGCACTTTCAAGCAGCTTGTTTATAAAGACAACCTGGGCCATGAAGGAAAAATGggtgcaaaaaatttttttgggtccTTCCCCATTACTTAACAAAAAGGGTTTTAGGTAcctcaaaatataaaatgaaaatctAAAGACTGTAAATGTGATATGTGTGTATCACATAACTTCTTAAGTTTAAAATGAGTTATTTTAgcattatatttgtaattttagcaTTATTATCAGGAAATAAATTCATGCAACCCCCTCTCCTGCCCTCCCACACGGCCTGCCCTTCTAGACAACCCTGAGAACAACTAAAATGAAATgtcattttaaatagtttttataagTCTTATATAATCTCTCTTttttaaagaagtaaaacttAAATGTAAAACAAAGTATGAAGTCTGAAAGACTTTTTGAAATTAATGGAGCCGTCTAATGTGTTACATCTTTTGCAAATGAACAGCTGCAAATAATTTTAGCTGATTTAGCTTAACACACAAAAATGCTTTGCACAACTTTCGTTATATGCACACAGGCATACTAAAGAGTAAAGTAATATTAAACATGGCAGTTTTGGTACTTACAGCTCCTTTTAAGTGTGCCGGTGCTATTTCAGACAAGTACATCGGAACGAGGCCAGCATTTAAACCGGAGTTGATTCCAATCAGGAATCTGCCTATGATGATCATCTCATAAGATTCTGCAGACTTAGAACATCCTGAAAGAAAATACATACACCAGACATTAATAATGTGTTTcatggtaattaaaaaaaaaaaaacttttacagtaattattaatttgtgtacCTATAAGCTGATTTTTTAACTCCATTTATAAAATGCACTGTGTTGATTCCTTATGCTCAAAATGAGTTAGGAAAACAAGACATGTCAAGGCTGTGGATATCAAGGGATGTATGTgccattggaaaaaaatattcaaataacttattttattttaataaatcaatgaaaCCACTTGGGATGAAACATGACATTTCAGAATAGTGTTATCTTTAATTAAGACCTGCAATTGGTGAAATGTTTGGAAGGTGATATTGCCATTCATTCAGGCTTGATCTTGTATGTCATGgtagttatttcattttcatgTTAGAGACACCAAAAAACATAGGTATAAATAAATAGTGTAATTATCTGCATAGGTTCTTGAACCTAACTACAGTTTTCATGTAAACAATACTTCTGAATTCTTAACTGGTTTAAAAATAAAGATGGTAAACTGTAAACAGATTATAACTGTTTAACACTGGTTTGCTTAAGTTGTGTTCAAACCATTAGCTTTAACAAAAACAGGTAGAAAAAACTTTACTTGTAGATAATGTAATAATGAATAAGACCCAAAAATGTTTATCTGTACACGACGATTAGTTTCAGAAATACAGCCAACGATAGATGACTGACTAAAAGTTATCTTTTACAGGGTTATTCctattataaaacattaatttactgCAAAAGTTATCTTTTACAGGATTATTCctattataaaacattaatttactgCAATATACCGCAGTGACGAGTCCATAGATGTAGGTTCACCCTTCTGCAGCCTGGGGAGTGAGTCATAGGTCCAAGGTTAACAAACAGGGTATTGCTGTGAATAAATTGAAACATGTACCTATACTTAAACTTTTGCCTAAGAAATATTTCTGAATTCTTAACTGCCTtaaaaaactacacataaaaaatcattaaaatggcACACAAAAATCCACTAatttgaaagttatttcataaaaTTAGAGCTAAAATGTTGGTGTTATAAAAACTTTGATAATAAAGtgttttatatcatttaatgAAGAATACGCATAGAAAAGCTCTCTCTTTAGGAGATACAGCTGGAGATTTGAAATGCTGCAATTCCCAAGTTTAAATGAATGAAGGAACAGGACGCAAGGGGAGTAGGATCGGGGACTTTTGAAAGAATACACTACCGACAGTCGTCTGATAACTGACCAAAGTTCATCTTTTAC contains the following coding sequences:
- the LOC134531832 gene encoding solute carrier family 2, facilitated glucose transporter member 1-like isoform X4, which encodes MRGFNCRLAFAIAAGALGSAFQHGYNTGVVNAPQKLIEGWIRDIEANRSDIESWEVEKTKVTMVWSIAVSIFCVGGMIGGSITGIVAERLGRKGGLLANNVLVLLSAILQGCSKSAESYEMIIIGRFLIGINSGLNAGLVPMYLSEIAPAHLKGAIGTVYQLVITISILISQILGLETILGSENGWPILLALTIVPGIFQVLTLPFCPESPKYLLLSKGLDIEAQRALAWLRGTIEVHDEMDEMRGEYEAAKSVPKVTLRDMFMNRALRIPLFISVVVMICQQLSGINAVFFFSTKIFMMAKLSDMNAQYATLGMGAINVLMTLVSLVLVERAGRKTLLLVGFSGMCVCTVLLTICLVYVEYSVHVSYFAIFLVIFFVVNFAIGPGSIPWFLVSELFNQSARSAATSCAVAINWTANFIVGITFLPLEQVLHGYVFIIFAVLLSLFVLFVYRKVPETKNKTMEEITAMFRQRSYE
- the LOC134531832 gene encoding solute carrier family 2, facilitated glucose transporter member 1-like isoform X3; this encodes MPFVTRTGFNCRLAFAIAAGALGSAFQHGYNTGVVNAPQKLIEGWIRDIEANRSDIESWEVEKTKVTMVWSIAVSIFCVGGMIGGSITGIVAERLGRKGGLLANNVLVLLSAILQGCSKSAESYEMIIIGRFLIGINSGLNAGLVPMYLSEIAPAHLKGAIGTVYQLVITISILISQILGLETILGSENGWPILLALTIVPGIFQVLTLPFCPESPKYLLLSKGLDIEAQRALAWLRGTIEVHDEMDEMRGEYEAAKSVPKVTLRDMFMNRALRIPLFISVVVMICQQLSGINAVFFFSTKIFMMAKLSDMNAQYATLGMGAINVLMTLVSLVLVERAGRKTLLLVGFSGMCVCTVLLTICLVYVEYSVHVSYFAIFLVIFFVVNFAIGPGSIPWFLVSELFNQSARSAATSCAVAINWTANFIVGITFLPLEQVLHGYVFIIFAVLLSLFVLFVYRKVPETKNKTMEEITAMFRQRSYE